A window of the Lepisosteus oculatus isolate fLepOcu1 chromosome 14, fLepOcu1.hap2, whole genome shotgun sequence genome harbors these coding sequences:
- the LOC138242650 gene encoding zona pellucida sperm-binding protein 3-like, which produces MYFQATAYFATAEQRLYIHSCYVTEKPDQHSQPRFPVIDNLGCMVDSKADGCLSRFVPSKQKDVLRFTIDAFLFQKKLSRKHEVTELYMHCVMAVAPAKATPGTKSCTYNREAKRWEELYGDHEVCACCESRCAGSWNEGTRSLVTSSRVAVAPVEAPLDVGADWTEDEEGDPQSSSEDAESTSEDVEGAEAFGDVGQWTGRVWQEELL; this is translated from the exons atgtacttccaggccactgcctactttgccacagcggagcagaggctgtacatccactcgtgttacgtaacggagaaaccagaccagcactcccagccccgtttccccgtgatcgacaacttggg gtgcatggtggacagcaaggcagatggctgcctgtccaggtttgtcccctccaagcagaaggatgtgctccgcttcacaattgatgccttcctcttccagaagaagctgtccaggaag catgaagtgactgagctgtacatgcactgtgtcatggctgtggctcctgctaaagcaacaccagggaccaagtcctgcacctacaacagggaggctaagag gtgggaggagctgtatggtgaccatgaggtctgtgcctgctgtgagtccaggtgtgctggcagttggaatgaag gtaccaggagcctggtgaccagtagtcgggtggctgtggcaccagtagaagctcctctggatgtgggagctgactggactgaggatgaggagggagaccctcagagctccagtgaagaTGCAGAGAGCACCAGTGAGGATGTAGAGGGAGCAGAGGCctttggagatgttggccagtggacaggtagggtctggcaggaggagctcctgtag